In one window of Pseudomonas sp. IAC-BECa141 DNA:
- a CDS encoding cupin domain-containing protein, giving the protein MTAPITVLRDTHPLPVLDACKWEKLEGDPHTVNLNAYTSEDGSKIMGTWICTPGKWRVDYVKWEYCHFQEGYCVITPDGMEPIHLRAGDIFVVEPGMKGTWEVVETVRKYFVFA; this is encoded by the coding sequence ATGACCGCACCTATCACCGTTTTGCGCGACACCCACCCGCTGCCCGTACTCGACGCCTGCAAATGGGAAAAGCTCGAGGGCGACCCGCACACCGTCAACCTCAACGCCTACACCAGCGAAGACGGCAGCAAGATCATGGGCACCTGGATCTGCACGCCGGGCAAGTGGCGGGTCGATTACGTGAAGTGGGAGTACTGCCATTTCCAGGAAGGCTACTGCGTGATTACCCCGGACGGCATGGAGCCAATCCACCTGCGCGCCGGCGACATCTTCGTGGTCGAGCCGGGCATGAAAGGCACTTGGGAAGTGGTCGAGACCGTGCGCAAATATTTCGTGTTCGCCTGA
- a CDS encoding acyl carrier protein, whose amino-acid sequence MNNPLDLEQVIGSTRAILAQLLVMSADEIDEHSSIVEDLGADSLDIVDLSFQLGRQYGCTLPKTSVLDHAVAVCGDASEFVANGRITENGKALLEQSLSAYAPDQLKAGMQPAQVFAATTVLNWAQQCRNLFNYLPSSCPDCNAHQAVLNERQQVVCGACSARLVPADGDEVSRQLVEQFVATHVKETV is encoded by the coding sequence ATGAACAATCCATTGGACTTGGAACAGGTCATTGGCAGCACCCGCGCCATTCTCGCGCAGTTGCTAGTAATGAGCGCCGATGAAATCGATGAGCACAGCAGCATCGTCGAAGATCTGGGGGCGGATTCGCTGGACATCGTCGACCTCAGCTTCCAGCTGGGCCGCCAGTATGGTTGCACCTTGCCCAAGACCAGCGTGCTGGACCATGCGGTAGCTGTCTGCGGGGATGCCAGCGAGTTTGTGGCCAACGGCCGGATCACTGAAAACGGCAAGGCCCTGCTGGAGCAAAGCCTGAGCGCCTACGCACCGGACCAGCTCAAGGCCGGCATGCAGCCGGCGCAGGTGTTCGCGGCCACCACAGTTCTCAACTGGGCGCAGCAATGTCGCAATCTGTTCAATTACCTGCCATCGAGCTGCCCTGACTGCAACGCCCATCAAGCCGTGCTCAACGAGCGTCAGCAAGTGGTCTGCGGTGCCTGCAGCGCACGCCTGGTGCCGGCCGATGGCGACGAAGTCTCCCGTCAACTGGTCGAGCAGTTTGTGGCCACTCACGTCAAAGAGACGGTGTAG
- a CDS encoding beta-ketoacyl-[acyl-carrier-protein] synthase family protein — translation MRAREVYVSGFGLVAPMALDAATLFERICRKQSCVREHPRFQALGFRNSAAGFIDDVQWQKIAAGFGGNAALHPRQSVLAEYVARQALRHAGLTPADVAHSRSGLFLGANKYCADSHDLQRVSRCMDDAGRVDLDRLLDHPAPPSAAFVRRVDQQTQHLADWLGIRDCISTHSDACAAGTMAIGSAYRAIERGEVDLAICGAVELMANELPYYMFNSLGALCQADLPAGEQSRPFMPDRSGFVLSEGAALVILESAEHARRRKARPLGRVLGYANVCEAQKMTSSSRDGSKYEECMDAAIEDAGLLRSAVQHVNTHGTSTQANDSCEALALQRLFGECRDFMTFTANKSAMGHSLAGSGAIEAVLSLMTLRDGVLLPTLNYEPERAEYPSLKFLSEPVHQPINVVMSNSFGFGGVNSSLVLGRA, via the coding sequence ATGCGGGCACGAGAAGTCTATGTGAGCGGGTTCGGCCTGGTGGCGCCCATGGCGCTGGACGCTGCCACGTTGTTCGAGCGCATCTGCCGGAAACAATCCTGTGTCCGCGAACATCCCCGGTTCCAGGCGTTGGGGTTTCGCAACAGTGCGGCCGGGTTTATCGATGACGTGCAGTGGCAGAAGATCGCGGCTGGATTCGGTGGCAATGCAGCGCTGCACCCGCGTCAGAGCGTGCTGGCCGAGTACGTCGCGCGTCAGGCGTTGCGGCACGCCGGTCTGACTCCGGCCGACGTTGCCCACAGCCGCAGCGGCCTGTTCCTGGGGGCCAATAAATACTGTGCCGACAGTCACGATCTGCAGCGGGTCAGTCGATGCATGGATGACGCGGGGCGAGTCGATCTGGATCGCCTGCTCGACCATCCGGCACCGCCGAGCGCTGCGTTCGTGCGTCGGGTTGATCAACAGACCCAGCACCTGGCGGACTGGCTCGGTATACGCGACTGCATCTCGACCCATTCCGACGCTTGTGCCGCCGGCACCATGGCCATCGGCAGCGCCTACCGGGCGATCGAGCGCGGTGAGGTGGATCTGGCGATTTGCGGTGCCGTGGAGCTGATGGCCAACGAGCTGCCTTATTACATGTTCAACAGCCTTGGCGCGCTGTGCCAGGCCGACCTGCCGGCAGGCGAGCAGAGCCGTCCCTTCATGCCGGATCGCAGTGGTTTTGTGCTCAGCGAAGGCGCGGCCCTGGTGATTCTCGAATCCGCCGAGCATGCCCGACGACGCAAGGCCAGGCCATTGGGACGAGTGTTGGGCTACGCCAATGTCTGCGAAGCCCAGAAGATGACCTCCAGCAGCCGGGATGGCAGCAAGTACGAGGAATGCATGGACGCTGCAATCGAAGATGCCGGGCTGCTGCGCAGTGCCGTGCAACACGTCAATACCCACGGGACTTCCACCCAGGCCAACGACAGTTGCGAGGCCCTGGCCCTGCAACGGCTGTTTGGCGAATGTCGGGACTTCATGACCTTCACCGCCAACAAGTCGGCCATGGGTCACTCTCTGGCGGGCAGCGGCGCCATTGAAGCCGTACTGTCGCTGATGACGTTGCGCGACGGTGTGCTGTTGCCGACCTTGAACTATGAGCCTGAGCGCGCCGAGTACCCTTCATTGAAGTTCCTCAGCGAGCCTGTGCACCAGCCGATCAACGTGGTGATGTCCAACTCCTTCGGATTCGGCGGCGTCAACAGTTCGCTGGTTCTGGGGAGGGCATGA